One window of Salvelinus namaycush isolate Seneca unplaced genomic scaffold, SaNama_1.0 Scaffold766, whole genome shotgun sequence genomic DNA carries:
- the LOC120042747 gene encoding runt-related transcription factor 1-like, producing the protein MASNSIFESMSSYQPCFIRDPAPGRRFTPPSTTLLSGKMSEGLPLGAQESSSAALVGKLHIADRGMVEVLSDHPGELVRTDSPNFICSVLPTHWRCNKTLPIAFKVVALGDIPDGTLVTVMAGNDENYSAELRNATAALKNQVARFNDLRFVGRSGRGKSFTLTITVFTNPPQVATYQRAIKITVDGPREPRRHRQKLEDVKTGALAFSERLSELEQLRRSSMRVTPPHHHHHHAPTPNPRPALNPAQFSNPTHHTQIP; encoded by the exons ACCCAGCACCTGGTCGGCGCTTCACCCCCCCTTCCACCACCCTGTTGTCAGGTAAGATGAGTGAGGGTCTGCCCCTGGGTGCCCAGGAGAGCAGTAGCGCCGCCCTGGTGGGAAAGCTGCATATTGCAGACCGAGGCATGGTGGAGGTGCTGTCAGATCACCCTGGAGAACTGGTGAGGACAGACAGCCCCAACTTCATCTGTTCTGTCCTACCCACACACTGGAGGTGCAACAAGACGCTGCCCATCGCATtcaag GTGGTTGCCCTTGGTGATATCCCTGACGGTACCTTGGTCACGGTGATGGCAGGGAACGATGAGAACTACTCAGCAGAGCTCCGCAACGCCACGGCCGCCCTCAAGAACCAGGTGGCTCGCTTCAACGACCTGCGCTTCGTAGGCCGCAGCGgacgag GGAAGAGTTTCACTCTGACCATCACGGTGTTCACCAACCCTCCCCAGGTGGCCACCTACCAGAGAGCTATCAAGATCACCGTGGACGGGCCCAGAGAACCACGCC GCCACAGACAGAAGCTGGAGGATGTGAAGACGGGAGCATTGGCCTTCTCCGAGCGTCTGAGTGAGCTGGAGCAGCTAAGGCGGAGCTCCATGAGGGTCACGCCccctcaccatcatcaccaccacgcCCCCACTCCCAATCCCCGGCCCGCCCTGAACCCGGCCCAGTTCAGCaaccccacacaccacacacagatacCAG